Proteins from a genomic interval of Chryseobacterium indologenes:
- a CDS encoding DUF962 domain-containing protein, whose protein sequence is MSERIKTYKEFYQFYLTEHSKTGTRIFHFIGTLLVFFVIGYVISSGKERFLWYVPIFGYGFAWFSHAVIERNKPATFKYPLWSLISDFRLFFELLIGKQKFRDNSPQPQSTSVED, encoded by the coding sequence ATGTCTGAAAGAATAAAAACATACAAGGAATTTTATCAGTTTTATCTTACCGAGCACAGTAAAACAGGGACAAGAATTTTCCACTTTATAGGTACGTTGCTTGTCTTTTTCGTGATCGGTTATGTCATCAGTTCGGGAAAAGAACGATTTCTATGGTACGTCCCTATTTTTGGCTATGGATTTGCCTGGTTCAGCCACGCAGTAATTGAAAGAAATAAGCCTGCCACATTCAAATATCCGTTGTGGTCTCTGATTTCAGATTTCAGGTTATTTTTTGAGTTGTTGATTGGTAAACAAAAATTCAGAGACAATAGTCCACAGCCTCAGAGCACCTCGGTAGAAGACTAA
- a CDS encoding AAA family ATPase: MNLYNLIIQDKEQVSLNEVFLNKSNRDQLVQLIKEHNFLKELQEYGLPVNNKILLEGSLGCGKTMTAKAIANALGKNIIILNLSNIVSSRIGETSQNIKMIFDKASREKSVLFLDELDQIGKARGSDDKDVGEMRRLVNTLIQLIDYYPENALLLCATNHAEIIDTALLRRFQLKIKYEMPSAEFLDSFYDQLLDRFPEELKNIERKYAVSFAEAKDHALTAVKAGLIKKLEAQTTPQP, encoded by the coding sequence ATGAATCTCTACAACCTTATTATCCAGGATAAAGAACAGGTCAGTCTCAACGAAGTATTTCTAAATAAAAGCAATCGGGATCAGCTTGTACAATTGATTAAGGAACACAACTTTCTGAAAGAGCTGCAGGAATACGGCCTTCCCGTTAATAATAAAATTCTGCTGGAAGGAAGTTTAGGGTGCGGGAAAACGATGACGGCAAAAGCTATCGCCAATGCTCTTGGGAAAAATATCATCATTTTGAATTTAAGCAATATCGTGTCATCGCGTATCGGGGAAACTTCTCAAAATATTAAAATGATCTTTGATAAAGCTTCAAGGGAAAAATCTGTTCTTTTCCTTGATGAGCTCGACCAAATCGGAAAAGCAAGAGGAAGCGATGACAAGGATGTGGGCGAGATGAGACGGCTGGTGAATACTCTTATTCAATTGATTGATTATTATCCCGAAAATGCATTATTACTTTGTGCCACCAATCACGCAGAAATCATAGACACGGCTTTATTAAGACGTTTTCAGCTAAAGATTAAGTATGAGATGCCATCTGCAGAATTTTTAGATTCGTTCTATGATCAACTGCTTGACCGGTTTCCGGAAGAACTGAAAAATATTGAAAGAAAATATGCCGTTTCTTTTGCAGAAGCTAAAGATCATGCCCTTACCGCGGTAAAAGCAGGATTGATCAAAAAACTGGAAGCACAAACAACCCCTCAGCCATGA
- a CDS encoding EamA family transporter encodes MGRSYIFLALAIIFEIIATTFLKKSEEFSKLWPSLVTVIGYACAFYCLSLTLRQIPVGITYAIWSGVGIVFITMIGVIVFKQVPDLPAIIGILLIVLGVIIINVFSKMGTH; translated from the coding sequence ATGGGACGCAGTTATATTTTCCTTGCTCTGGCAATTATATTTGAAATCATAGCTACTACTTTTTTAAAGAAGTCGGAAGAATTTTCAAAATTGTGGCCCTCTCTGGTTACGGTCATAGGATATGCCTGTGCCTTTTATTGTCTGAGTCTCACCCTTCGTCAGATCCCTGTCGGAATTACCTATGCCATCTGGTCCGGAGTAGGAATTGTTTTTATAACAATGATCGGAGTAATAGTGTTTAAACAGGTGCCTGATTTACCGGCTATTATAGGAATCCTATTGATTGTCCTTGGAGTGATTATTATTAATGTATTTTCGAAAATGGGAACCCATTAA
- a CDS encoding alpha/beta hydrolase, protein MTTKNIFIIILALFSIALYGQKSGVKQMRYIFFLHNKFLEDHSADEAHPKYGIVEYEKVLHQLKDSSNVILFEKRKPNTDPALYAMKIKKQIDRLIKKGVKAENITVVGTSQGGYIAQYVSFYQKNPGLRFVFVGASFKDDSLEKDPNFRLYGKILSITEKSDDGHVPLSQEQRFIRSNIKDFKEIELNTGLKHGFLFKALDAWIVPTKEWIYSK, encoded by the coding sequence ATGACAACGAAGAATATTTTTATCATCATACTCGCCCTTTTTTCGATAGCCTTGTATGGCCAGAAATCCGGTGTGAAACAAATGCGATATATTTTCTTTTTGCACAACAAATTTCTGGAAGATCATTCAGCCGATGAAGCGCATCCTAAATATGGCATTGTGGAATATGAAAAAGTACTTCATCAATTGAAGGACAGCAGTAACGTTATTCTTTTTGAAAAGAGAAAGCCTAATACGGATCCCGCATTATATGCTATGAAAATAAAAAAGCAGATTGATCGTCTTATAAAAAAAGGCGTTAAAGCTGAAAATATTACGGTTGTCGGGACCTCTCAGGGCGGTTATATTGCACAATATGTTTCCTTTTATCAAAAAAATCCGGGGCTTAGATTTGTTTTTGTAGGAGCCAGTTTTAAAGATGATTCTTTAGAAAAAGATCCTAATTTCAGACTGTATGGAAAAATACTTTCTATCACGGAAAAATCAGATGACGGCCATGTTCCGTTATCTCAGGAACAGAGATTCATCAGATCGAATATCAAAGATTTTAAAGAGATTGAGCTAAATACCGGACTGAAACATGGTTTCTTATTCAAAGCCCTTGATGCATGGATTGTTCCCACAAAAGAATGGATATATAGCAAGTAA
- a CDS encoding class I SAM-dependent methyltransferase, whose amino-acid sequence MRDHTWLEKWNERYTQEEFVYGTEPNLYLQEKLASLKPGTILFPADGEGRNSVYSAIQGWKASAFDISKQGRNKALQLAAKNNVSIDYQVGELQTLRFNKQQFDVIALIYAHFPGDIKSAVHRMLDQYLRKGGFVIFEAFSKKHLGYVTKNEKVGGPRDLESLFSIEEISADFPDYEIKELKEVEIELKEGLFHNGTGSVIRFVGQKR is encoded by the coding sequence ATGAGAGATCATACCTGGCTTGAGAAATGGAATGAAAGATATACTCAGGAAGAATTTGTATACGGAACTGAACCCAATCTGTATTTACAAGAAAAACTGGCATCGTTGAAACCCGGAACTATTTTATTCCCGGCAGACGGTGAAGGGCGTAATTCTGTATATTCTGCCATTCAGGGCTGGAAAGCATCAGCTTTCGATATCAGTAAACAGGGCAGAAACAAAGCATTGCAACTTGCTGCAAAAAACAACGTAAGCATCGATTATCAGGTGGGAGAATTGCAGACTCTTCGTTTTAATAAACAGCAATTTGATGTCATTGCATTGATCTATGCTCATTTTCCCGGAGATATAAAATCTGCTGTGCATCGGATGCTGGATCAATATCTCCGTAAAGGTGGATTCGTTATTTTTGAAGCTTTCAGTAAGAAACATCTCGGATATGTCACAAAAAATGAAAAAGTGGGCGGGCCGAGAGATCTTGAATCATTATTTTCAATAGAGGAAATCAGCGCCGATTTTCCTGATTATGAAATTAAAGAGCTTAAAGAAGTGGAAATTGAGCTTAAAGAAGGCCTGTTTCATAACGGAACAGGTTCTGTTATTCGATTTGTAGGGCAAAAACGATAA
- the gcvP gene encoding aminomethyl-transferring glycine dehydrogenase: MNTEQFVSRHISLNEADKQAMLEKLGVSSIEELISQTIPSSIRLEQDLEISEAFSEYEMLNHSKELASKNVDYTSYIGFGYHNTLLPSAIQRNIFENPSWYTAYTPYQAEIAQGRLEALLNFQTVVCDLTGFALANASLLDESTAAAEAMHMFFNNRTKDQKKADANKFFISDLVLPQTVSVLKTKAEGLGIEVVIGDHKTHQFDGSYYGVLLQYPGKNGIVLDYTENIVEYKKSDLQVAVACDPMALVKLKSPAEMGADCAVGTSQRFGIPLGYGGPHAAFFACKEDYKRDIPGRIIGVSQDMYGKRALRMALQTREQHIKRERATSNICTAQVLLAVMAGMYAVYHGPKGLNYIADQIHFKANALKNGLKALGYETAEEPIFDTVKIIISEEEKGRLMRMMQDHKINLNYFTEGVVSIAINESTTLEKLNYLMTSFAQFKDKQAFKLEIKEGYSIPEENLRKDEILTEQVFNKYHTETELMRYIKRLERKDLSLTHSMISLGSCTMKLNAATEMLPLSWADWGSVHPFVPVDQAGGYQQMIAELEKDLATITGFAGTSLQPNSGAQGEYAGLMVIREYHISRGDHHRNVVLIPQSAHGTNPASAAMAGMKIVVVKNLENGEIDFEDLKTKAEQHSENLSAVMITYPSTYGFFDANIKEITNLIHEHGGQVYMDGANMNAQVGFTSPGNIGADVCHLNLHKTFAIPHGGGGPGVGPICVAKHLVPFLPSNANIKIGSKEAIDGISAAPYGSGLILNISYAYIKMLGTDGLKKATGHAIMNANYLKALLAQHFPILYSNENGRVAHECIVDFRQFKSLGIEVADVAKRLMDYGFHAPTVSFPVAGTLMIEPTESESKSEIDRFAEALISIKKEIDEIANGEADAANNVLKNAPHTEQLVISDSWDKPYSREKAAYPLEWVRDHKFFASVSRVDEAYGDRNLVCTCEPIEAYM, from the coding sequence ATGAATACAGAACAGTTTGTGAGCCGTCACATTTCCCTTAATGAAGCCGATAAACAGGCGATGTTGGAAAAACTTGGCGTTTCTAGTATTGAAGAGTTAATTTCTCAAACCATTCCTTCTTCTATCCGCTTAGAACAAGATCTTGAGATCTCGGAAGCCTTTTCAGAATATGAAATGCTGAACCACTCAAAAGAATTGGCATCAAAAAATGTTGATTACACGAGTTATATCGGGTTTGGATACCATAATACACTCTTGCCTTCAGCGATTCAGAGAAATATCTTTGAAAACCCAAGCTGGTATACGGCATACACTCCATACCAGGCGGAAATTGCACAGGGAAGACTGGAAGCTCTTCTTAATTTCCAGACGGTAGTTTGTGACCTTACAGGCTTTGCATTGGCAAATGCATCCTTATTGGATGAATCTACTGCAGCAGCAGAAGCAATGCACATGTTCTTCAACAACAGGACAAAAGATCAGAAAAAAGCTGACGCCAACAAATTCTTCATTTCTGACCTTGTATTACCTCAAACCGTTTCTGTATTAAAAACAAAAGCAGAAGGATTAGGAATCGAAGTGGTGATCGGTGATCACAAAACGCATCAGTTTGACGGTTCTTACTACGGAGTTTTATTACAGTACCCTGGAAAAAACGGAATCGTTCTTGACTATACTGAAAATATCGTAGAATATAAAAAATCAGACCTTCAGGTAGCGGTAGCTTGTGATCCGATGGCATTGGTGAAGCTTAAGTCTCCTGCTGAGATGGGTGCTGACTGTGCAGTAGGAACAAGCCAGAGATTTGGTATCCCATTAGGGTACGGAGGTCCTCACGCAGCGTTCTTTGCTTGTAAAGAAGATTACAAAAGAGATATTCCGGGAAGAATTATCGGAGTTTCTCAGGATATGTACGGAAAACGTGCATTGAGAATGGCTTTACAGACAAGAGAGCAGCACATTAAAAGAGAAAGAGCTACTTCCAATATCTGTACAGCTCAGGTTCTTTTGGCAGTAATGGCTGGAATGTATGCTGTATACCACGGCCCAAAAGGATTGAACTATATTGCTGATCAGATTCACTTTAAAGCCAATGCTTTGAAAAATGGCCTTAAAGCGTTAGGATATGAAACAGCTGAAGAACCGATTTTTGATACGGTAAAAATTATCATTTCTGAAGAGGAAAAAGGAAGATTGATGAGAATGATGCAGGATCATAAAATCAACCTTAACTACTTTACTGAAGGAGTTGTAAGTATCGCAATTAACGAAAGTACAACATTAGAGAAGTTAAACTATCTGATGACCTCTTTTGCTCAGTTTAAAGATAAACAGGCTTTCAAATTAGAAATCAAAGAAGGATACAGCATTCCGGAAGAAAACTTAAGAAAAGACGAAATTCTTACCGAGCAGGTATTCAACAAATATCATACAGAGACAGAATTGATGCGTTACATCAAGCGTCTTGAGAGAAAAGATTTATCATTGACGCATTCCATGATCTCTTTAGGATCTTGTACGATGAAACTGAACGCTGCTACAGAAATGTTGCCTCTTTCATGGGCAGATTGGGGAAGTGTTCACCCGTTTGTACCGGTTGATCAGGCAGGAGGCTACCAGCAAATGATTGCTGAGCTTGAAAAAGATCTGGCTACCATCACCGGCTTTGCAGGAACTTCATTGCAGCCAAACTCTGGAGCACAAGGGGAATATGCAGGATTAATGGTGATCAGGGAGTACCATATTTCAAGAGGCGACCACCACAGAAATGTAGTACTGATCCCTCAGTCTGCTCACGGAACAAACCCTGCTTCTGCAGCTATGGCAGGAATGAAAATCGTAGTCGTTAAAAACCTTGAAAACGGGGAAATCGATTTCGAAGATCTAAAAACTAAAGCAGAACAGCATTCAGAAAATTTATCTGCTGTAATGATCACATATCCGTCTACGTACGGATTCTTTGATGCGAATATTAAAGAAATTACAAATCTGATCCACGAACACGGCGGACAGGTATATATGGACGGTGCCAATATGAACGCTCAGGTAGGATTTACAAGTCCTGGTAACATTGGGGCAGACGTTTGCCACTTAAACCTTCACAAAACATTTGCAATTCCTCACGGAGGAGGAGGTCCTGGAGTAGGTCCTATCTGTGTTGCCAAGCACCTGGTGCCATTCCTTCCTTCTAACGCGAATATCAAAATAGGATCAAAAGAAGCTATCGACGGTATTTCTGCGGCACCATACGGTTCAGGATTGATTCTTAACATTTCTTATGCTTATATCAAAATGTTAGGAACAGATGGGCTGAAAAAAGCCACAGGACATGCCATTATGAACGCCAATTATCTGAAAGCATTATTGGCACAACATTTCCCTATCTTATATTCAAACGAGAACGGACGAGTTGCCCACGAATGTATCGTAGATTTCCGTCAGTTCAAATCTTTAGGAATTGAGGTGGCAGATGTGGCTAAAAGACTGATGGATTATGGATTCCATGCTCCTACAGTTTCTTTCCCGGTTGCAGGAACGCTGATGATTGAGCCTACAGAGTCTGAAAGCAAATCTGAAATCGACCGTTTTGCAGAAGCGTTGATCTCCATCAAAAAGGAAATCGATGAAATTGCCAACGGAGAAGCAGATGCTGCAAACAACGTATTGAAAAATGCACCGCATACAGAACAACTGGTGATCTCAGATTCCTGGGATAAACCATACAGCAGAGAAAAGGCTGCTTATCCGCTGGAGTGGGTAAGAGATCACAAATTCTTTGCTTCTGTATCAAGAGTAGATGAAGCATACGGAGACAGAAACTTAGTATGTACGTGTGAGCCGATTGAAGCTTATATGTAA
- a CDS encoding deoxyguanosinetriphosphate triphosphohydrolase, with protein sequence MNLNQIFTNQRTGNNPHTKASRTDFQRDFDRIIFSSAFRRLQNKTQVFPLPGSVFVHNRLTHSLEVSSVGRSLGSIIGEFIAEDFKNDLTEEAKNFYLYNLGNVIAAGCLCHDVGNPAFGHSGEDAIASYFERNEKDLKVKFNDKEWADLVNFEGNANAIRVLAQQQQGKDAGGIQLTFSTLASIAKYPCEAIAKKKGIIHRKKFGFFQNEKDIFLEIAKGTQLISESEEPYIFKRHPFVWLVEAADDICYNIIDMEDAHRLGIVSTSDCENLFFELVKSESNDIDRVKNKLTSISNENEKISYLRAKAINALINKSLEIYKQNFKTILEGNLGQGLLDIYKSENSALQDIESFSIEKIYNHKAVVEIENAGYNVMYELLDHFIPSILKPEDERKSYDKKALKLLPRQFVYENGTDYQKVLGIIDFVSGMTDNYATDLYRKIKGIDIGMTV encoded by the coding sequence ATGAATTTAAACCAGATTTTTACCAATCAACGTACAGGAAACAATCCACATACTAAAGCTTCAAGAACTGATTTTCAAAGAGATTTCGACAGAATCATCTTCTCATCTGCCTTCAGAAGATTGCAGAATAAGACACAGGTTTTTCCGCTTCCCGGAAGTGTTTTTGTACACAACAGGCTGACGCATTCACTTGAAGTGTCGTCTGTAGGAAGAAGTTTAGGGAGTATAATTGGTGAATTCATTGCCGAAGATTTCAAAAATGACCTTACTGAAGAGGCAAAAAACTTCTACCTGTATAATTTAGGGAATGTGATTGCTGCAGGATGCTTATGTCATGATGTAGGTAATCCGGCATTTGGTCATTCCGGTGAAGACGCTATTGCGAGCTATTTTGAAAGAAATGAAAAGGACCTGAAAGTCAAATTCAATGATAAAGAATGGGCGGATCTGGTCAATTTTGAAGGTAATGCCAATGCCATCAGGGTGCTGGCTCAGCAGCAGCAAGGAAAAGATGCCGGCGGTATCCAGCTTACCTTTTCAACATTGGCAAGTATTGCCAAATATCCATGTGAAGCGATTGCCAAGAAAAAAGGAATTATCCACCGTAAGAAATTTGGTTTTTTCCAGAATGAAAAAGATATTTTCCTTGAAATTGCCAAAGGAACCCAGCTTATATCAGAAAGTGAAGAGCCTTATATATTTAAAAGGCATCCGTTTGTCTGGCTGGTGGAAGCTGCCGATGATATCTGCTATAATATTATCGATATGGAAGATGCCCACAGGCTGGGAATTGTCTCTACTTCCGATTGCGAAAACCTTTTCTTTGAATTGGTAAAATCAGAAAGTAACGATATTGATCGTGTTAAGAATAAACTGACTTCCATTTCTAATGAAAATGAAAAGATCTCCTACCTTAGAGCAAAAGCGATCAATGCCTTAATCAATAAGTCTCTGGAAATCTATAAACAAAATTTCAAAACCATTCTTGAAGGAAATCTCGGTCAGGGACTTCTGGATATTTATAAATCAGAAAATTCTGCCCTGCAGGATATAGAATCCTTTTCTATCGAAAAGATTTACAACCACAAAGCCGTTGTCGAAATTGAGAATGCGGGTTACAATGTAATGTACGAATTGCTTGACCATTTCATTCCTTCTATCCTGAAACCTGAAGATGAAAGAAAGTCATATGATAAAAAAGCACTGAAGTTGCTCCCGAGACAATTCGTCTATGAAAACGGAACAGACTATCAGAAAGTATTGGGAATCATCGATTTTGTTTCAGGAATGACGGATAATTACGCTACCGATTTATACAGAAAGATTAAAGGAATTGATATCGGGATGACCGTTTAA
- a CDS encoding SPFH domain-containing protein: MGIYLAPVIFFGLIILFASFFVVKQETAAIIERFGKFRAVKHSGLHLKLPIIDQIAKRLNLRIQQLDVMIDTKTLDNVFIKMKISVQYQVIRSQVGDAYYRLENPENQITSFVFDVVRAEVPKLKLDDVFVRKDDVAIAVKSELQDAMNSYGYDIIKALVTDIDPDEQVKHAMNRINAAEREKTAAEYESEAQRIRIVAVAKAEAESKKLQGQGIADQRREIAKGLEESVRMLNNVDINSHEASALIVVTQHYDTLHSVGASNRSNLVLLPNSPTAASNMLNDLVVAMTTANTVGEATKGKYPDPPKKETGY, encoded by the coding sequence ATGGGTATTTATCTTGCTCCCGTTATCTTTTTCGGGCTAATCATTTTATTTGCATCGTTTTTTGTGGTAAAACAAGAGACTGCAGCGATTATTGAACGTTTTGGAAAATTTCGTGCTGTAAAACATTCCGGGCTGCATCTTAAGCTTCCGATTATTGATCAGATTGCCAAAAGGCTTAATCTCAGAATTCAACAGCTCGATGTGATGATTGATACAAAAACATTGGATAATGTTTTCATCAAAATGAAAATTTCTGTTCAGTATCAGGTCATCCGAAGCCAGGTCGGTGATGCCTATTACCGATTGGAAAATCCGGAAAATCAAATTACTTCTTTCGTTTTTGATGTGGTGCGTGCTGAAGTTCCAAAGCTGAAACTGGATGATGTCTTTGTAAGGAAAGACGATGTTGCTATTGCTGTAAAAAGTGAACTTCAGGACGCGATGAACAGCTATGGGTATGATATCATCAAAGCTTTAGTTACAGATATCGATCCGGATGAGCAGGTAAAACATGCGATGAACCGTATCAATGCGGCAGAAAGGGAAAAAACAGCTGCGGAATATGAATCCGAAGCACAAAGAATCCGTATTGTTGCCGTAGCCAAAGCAGAAGCAGAGTCTAAAAAATTACAGGGGCAGGGAATTGCAGATCAAAGAAGAGAAATTGCCAAGGGCCTTGAAGAATCCGTACGGATGCTGAATAATGTAGATATCAATTCACATGAAGCATCAGCGCTTATTGTGGTGACCCAACATTATGATACTTTGCATTCGGTAGGAGCGAGTAACCGGAGTAATCTGGTTCTTCTTCCCAATTCTCCGACTGCAGCCAGCAATATGCTGAACGACCTGGTTGTAGCGATGACCACTGCCAATACAGTGGGTGAGGCTACAAAAGGAAAGTATCCGGATCCGCCTAAGAAAGAAACGGGCTACTAG
- a CDS encoding DUF4377 domain-containing protein — MKCMQVKEKASENWTNFYSNIEGFTYEPGYEYVLKVKTEKIANPPADASSIKYTLVEQVSKTKK, encoded by the coding sequence ATGAAATGTATGCAGGTAAAGGAAAAGGCTTCAGAAAACTGGACCAACTTCTACAGCAATATTGAAGGATTCACATACGAACCTGGCTATGAATATGTTCTGAAGGTAAAAACAGAAAAAATAGCTAATCCTCCGGCTGACGCCTCTTCTATAAAATACACATTGGTAGAACAAGTTTCTAAAACGAAAAAGTAA
- a CDS encoding lipocalin family protein, whose amino-acid sequence MLNRSNLKKNVIGFWKLKEAGFYENKKKIVKDFDNCRLMRNYAIREDGFAVYNYIEGSVGDCSPSEPRLSLWRIIDDRIQFYVDDKNILEEVVVTFNKDKTMTFSDYKPKPVHVDGDKLAEKVMNTIHYNILEKQY is encoded by the coding sequence GTGCTCAACAGAAGCAACTTAAAAAAAAATGTCATCGGTTTCTGGAAACTAAAAGAAGCCGGTTTCTATGAAAATAAAAAGAAAATCGTTAAAGATTTTGACAATTGCCGCCTCATGAGGAATTATGCAATCCGTGAAGACGGTTTTGCGGTTTATAATTATATTGAAGGAAGTGTAGGGGATTGCAGTCCGTCCGAACCGAGACTTTCTCTGTGGAGGATTATAGATGACAGAATCCAATTTTATGTGGACGATAAGAATATTCTCGAAGAAGTGGTAGTGACTTTTAATAAAGATAAAACCATGACATTTTCTGATTACAAACCGAAGCCCGTTCACGTGGATGGAGATAAGCTGGCAGAAAAAGTAATGAATACCATTCATTACAATATTCTCGAAAAACAATACTGA
- a CDS encoding J domain-containing protein has translation MKDYYYFLGISQDASEEDIKKAYRKLSLKYHPDKNENDEFFADRFREIQEAYETLSDRARRHSYDQNLESHQKSFRYNIPPSIKTFTSNKIHAKKGEEIIISWQTSNADVVKVLPFGLEKPYGERRFKITEFKGGKFQLLLHATNSLLHKTVVQGITITEVFENDAEKLKSNVDEVFKSQPRTAFNRTGQPKIIMLFWGIIILAIAIYFLIKTFS, from the coding sequence ATGAAAGATTACTACTATTTTCTCGGTATATCGCAGGATGCTTCAGAAGAAGACATCAAAAAGGCCTATCGGAAGCTTTCTTTAAAATACCATCCCGATAAAAATGAAAATGATGAGTTTTTTGCAGACCGTTTCCGAGAAATTCAGGAGGCTTATGAAACATTGAGTGATAGGGCGAGAAGACATTCGTATGATCAGAATTTGGAAAGTCATCAGAAAAGTTTCCGATACAATATTCCGCCGTCCATCAAAACTTTTACGTCAAATAAAATTCATGCTAAAAAAGGAGAGGAGATCATTATCAGTTGGCAGACGAGCAATGCCGATGTGGTAAAAGTCTTACCTTTTGGATTGGAAAAACCTTATGGAGAAAGGAGATTTAAGATAACGGAATTCAAAGGCGGGAAATTTCAGCTGCTGCTTCATGCCACCAATTCTCTTTTGCACAAAACCGTTGTGCAGGGCATTACCATTACCGAAGTTTTTGAAAACGATGCCGAAAAATTGAAAAGCAACGTGGATGAGGTGTTTAAGTCACAGCCCAGGACAGCATTTAACCGCACCGGTCAGCCAAAGATTATTATGCTGTTTTGGGGAATAATTATCCTGGCAATTGCCATTTATTTTTTAATAAAAACTTTCAGCTAG
- a CDS encoding endonuclease has protein sequence MPEGPSIILMKESLQPFVGKQVTEASGNAKFDKEPLLGQILLEIRTFGKQTYLVFERSVIRIHLLMFGSYSIDEQTKPDQSLRLALFFSAGAMYFYTCSVKAVEMDFLTTIDWKADIMSDEWDPKKAEKKLKSHPDMMVCDALMDQDIFSGVGNIIKNEVLFRIGVQPESLLGNLPKKKLNELIAEARNYSFDFLRWKREFTLKKHWLVHTKSLCPVCGQKLIKKQTGKGKRRSFYCEKDQKLY, from the coding sequence ATGCCTGAAGGTCCCTCCATAATTTTAATGAAAGAAAGTCTGCAGCCATTTGTCGGAAAACAAGTTACAGAAGCTTCAGGCAATGCTAAATTTGATAAAGAGCCTTTACTTGGACAAATTCTGCTTGAGATCCGTACATTCGGGAAACAAACCTATCTTGTTTTTGAAAGATCGGTGATCCGGATTCATTTATTAATGTTTGGGTCGTACAGCATTGATGAACAAACAAAACCCGATCAAAGCCTGAGACTCGCACTCTTCTTCTCCGCAGGCGCCATGTATTTTTACACTTGTTCCGTTAAAGCCGTTGAAATGGACTTCCTTACCACCATTGATTGGAAAGCTGACATTATGAGCGACGAATGGGATCCCAAAAAAGCAGAAAAGAAATTAAAATCGCACCCCGACATGATGGTCTGTGATGCCTTGATGGATCAGGATATTTTTTCTGGTGTGGGAAATATTATTAAGAATGAAGTACTTTTCAGAATCGGAGTCCAACCTGAGAGTCTGTTGGGAAATTTACCCAAGAAAAAGCTTAATGAGCTCATTGCAGAGGCGAGAAATTACAGCTTTGATTTCCTGAGATGGAAAAGGGAGTTTACATTGAAAAAACATTGGCTCGTTCATACAAAATCTCTATGCCCTGTCTGCGGGCAGAAACTGATCAAAAAACAAACCGGTAAAGGGAAAAGAAGAAGCTTTTATTGCGAAAAGGATCAAAAACTGTATTGA